The following proteins come from a genomic window of Methanobacterium sp.:
- a CDS encoding ATP synthase subunit B: MNANIKTREYTTVREVAGPLMIVEGVEGVAYNEIVDIETPNGEMRRGQVLEVKGDVAVVQVFEGTSDLNTATTKVRFTGETAKIGVSLDMLGRVFSGTGSPIDGGPEIIPEKELDINGSPMNPSAREFPAEFIQTGISTIDGMNTLVRGQKLPIFSGSGLPHNELAAQIARQAKVLAEESEFSVIFAAMGITHEEANYFMRDFERTGALERVTVFMNLADDPAIERIITPRMALTTAEYFAFEHDMHVLVILTDMTNYAEALREISAARDEVPGRRGYPGYMYTDLSSIYERAGRIVGKEGSITQMPILVMPQDDITHPIPDLTGYITEGQIVLSRDLHRKGIYPPVDVLPSLSRLMSGGIGEGQTREDHSGVSDQLYSAYAEGRDLRDLMAVVGEEALTERDQKFLKFADDFEDKFITQNRDEDRSIQETLDLGWELMSLLPEQELKRVRAEHIPKYHPAHK, from the coding sequence ATGAACGCTAATATCAAAACCAGAGAATATACCACAGTTAGAGAAGTGGCTGGCCCTCTCATGATCGTAGAAGGTGTAGAAGGTGTTGCCTATAACGAAATAGTGGACATAGAAACACCAAACGGTGAAATGAGAAGAGGACAAGTCCTGGAAGTTAAAGGTGACGTTGCTGTGGTTCAAGTTTTCGAAGGAACTAGTGATCTAAACACTGCAACAACTAAAGTACGATTTACTGGAGAAACAGCTAAGATTGGGGTTTCGCTAGACATGCTTGGACGAGTATTCAGTGGAACAGGAAGTCCAATAGATGGTGGGCCGGAAATCATCCCTGAAAAAGAATTAGACATAAATGGAAGCCCAATGAACCCATCTGCCAGGGAATTCCCAGCAGAATTCATCCAAACAGGTATTTCAACCATAGATGGTATGAACACGTTGGTACGTGGACAGAAACTACCCATCTTCTCTGGATCAGGTCTTCCACACAATGAACTGGCTGCTCAGATCGCCAGACAAGCAAAAGTGTTAGCCGAAGAATCAGAGTTTTCGGTGATATTCGCAGCCATGGGTATCACCCACGAAGAAGCTAACTACTTCATGCGTGATTTTGAACGAACAGGAGCACTTGAAAGAGTGACTGTATTCATGAACTTGGCTGATGACCCAGCAATTGAAAGGATCATCACCCCCCGTATGGCTCTAACAACTGCAGAGTACTTTGCATTTGAACATGACATGCACGTGCTGGTTATATTGACTGATATGACCAACTATGCAGAAGCTCTAAGGGAAATTTCAGCAGCTCGTGACGAAGTACCTGGACGAAGAGGATATCCTGGTTACATGTACACTGACCTTTCCAGTATATATGAAAGAGCAGGCCGTATTGTAGGAAAAGAGGGCTCCATCACACAGATGCCAATACTGGTGATGCCTCAAGATGATATTACTCACCCTATTCCAGATCTAACTGGTTACATTACTGAAGGACAGATTGTGCTCTCCAGAGACTTGCACCGTAAAGGAATATATCCACCAGTAGATGTGCTCCCATCACTATCACGATTGATGAGCGGCGGGATTGGTGAAGGACAAACCCGTGAGGATCACAGCGGTGTATCTGACCAGCTTTACTCTGCATATGCTGAAGGACGTGACTTACGTGATTTAATGGCAGTAGTAGGTGAAGAAGCACTGACTGAACGTGACCAAAAATTCCTAAAATTCGCAGATGACTTTGAAGACAAATTCATCACCCAAAATAGGGATGAAGACCGATCTATCCAGGAAACATTGGACCTTGGTTGGGAATTAATGAGCTTGCTACCTGAACAAGAGCTTAAAAGGGTACGTGCAGAGCACATTCCTAAATACC
- a CDS encoding ATP synthase subunit A, with translation MTAEGKIIKIAGPVITADGMKGTQMYEMVKVGDDKLIGEIIELEGDTATIQVYEETAGMKPGEVVESTGGPLSVELGPGIIGSIFDGIQRPLETIKLSVGDYIERGVDVPSLPKDKKWTFKPTVNAGSEVQGGDIIGEVQETTAVIQKIMIPPNVSGTLKSIVGEGQYTITEDIAEVETPKGPVKVQMMQKWPVRVGRPYKNKLDPDIPLVTGQRAQDTFFPVAKGGTAAIPGPFGSGKTVTQQQLAKWADADIIVYVGCGERGNEMTEVLKEFPELEDPKTGKPLMDRTVLIANTSNMPVAAREACVYTGITIAEYFRDQGYDVALMADSTSRWAEAMREISGRLEEMPGEEGYPAYLASRLAQFYERAGRVTTVGSKDKIASVSVVGAVSPPGGDLSEPVTQNTLRICKVFWALDASLADKRHFPSIDWLQSYSLYVDSVEGWWDDSVKANWRAARDNAMALLQKESELQEIVQLVGPDALPDRERITLESTRMIREDFLQQNAYHEVDTYCSPTKQYQMLETILRFQEKAIAALERGAASSDLTDLKVKEEIGRMKFIPEDEFDAAIKEIQEKIDKQTSEV, from the coding sequence ATGACTGCCGAAGGAAAGATAATAAAGATAGCGGGTCCTGTTATAACCGCTGATGGTATGAAAGGGACCCAGATGTACGAGATGGTTAAAGTAGGTGATGATAAACTCATTGGAGAAATCATCGAACTAGAAGGTGACACAGCCACCATCCAAGTTTACGAAGAAACAGCCGGAATGAAACCCGGAGAAGTAGTTGAAAGTACAGGAGGGCCACTCTCTGTGGAATTAGGACCTGGGATTATTGGTTCCATATTTGATGGAATCCAGAGACCCTTGGAAACCATCAAACTAAGCGTGGGTGATTACATTGAGAGGGGTGTAGACGTACCTTCACTACCAAAGGATAAAAAATGGACATTCAAACCCACGGTCAATGCTGGCAGTGAAGTGCAAGGTGGAGACATCATTGGTGAAGTGCAAGAAACCACTGCAGTAATCCAGAAAATAATGATTCCACCAAATGTATCTGGTACCTTGAAAAGTATAGTTGGAGAAGGCCAGTACACCATAACTGAAGATATTGCTGAGGTTGAAACACCAAAAGGTCCAGTTAAAGTTCAGATGATGCAAAAATGGCCGGTGAGGGTTGGAAGACCATATAAAAACAAGTTAGACCCGGACATACCCTTAGTAACCGGTCAAAGAGCACAAGATACTTTCTTCCCAGTGGCTAAAGGTGGAACCGCAGCCATACCAGGACCATTCGGGTCTGGTAAAACTGTTACACAACAACAGTTGGCTAAATGGGCAGATGCCGACATCATCGTTTATGTAGGATGTGGTGAAAGGGGTAACGAGATGACAGAGGTTCTGAAAGAATTCCCAGAATTAGAAGACCCTAAAACCGGGAAACCATTAATGGACAGAACAGTTCTCATCGCTAATACTTCAAATATGCCTGTAGCAGCCAGGGAAGCTTGTGTGTATACAGGTATTACTATTGCAGAGTACTTCCGTGACCAAGGTTATGATGTGGCTCTGATGGCTGACTCCACTTCCAGATGGGCAGAAGCAATGAGGGAAATTTCAGGACGATTAGAAGAGATGCCTGGTGAAGAAGGATACCCTGCATACCTAGCATCACGTTTAGCACAGTTCTACGAACGAGCAGGACGAGTGACCACAGTAGGAAGCAAAGATAAGATTGCATCTGTTAGTGTGGTTGGTGCAGTTTCACCACCAGGTGGAGATTTATCTGAACCAGTTACACAGAACACCCTACGTATATGTAAAGTATTCTGGGCACTGGATGCATCTCTTGCAGATAAACGTCACTTCCCCTCAATAGACTGGCTACAAAGTTACTCATTATATGTGGACAGTGTAGAAGGATGGTGGGATGATTCAGTCAAAGCAAATTGGAGAGCAGCAAGGGACAATGCCATGGCACTCCTTCAGAAAGAATCAGAACTACAGGAAATCGTTCAACTGGTGGGACCTGATGCCTTGCCTGACAGAGAAAGGATCACCCTAGAAAGTACTCGCATGATTCGGGAAGACTTCTTACAGCAGAACGCTTACCACGAAGTTGACACTTACTGTTCACCTACTAAACAGTATCAGATGCTTGAAACTATCCTCCGATTCCAAGAAAAAGCTATTGCTGCCTTGGAAAGAGGAGCAGCATCCAGTGATCTGACTGACTTAAAAGTCAAAGAGGAAATTGGAAGAATGAAATTCATCCCAGAAGATGAATTTGACGCTGCAATTAAAGAAATCCAGGAAAAAATAGACAAACAGACAAGTGAGGTGTGA
- a CDS encoding V-type ATP synthase subunit F, translated as MSSKIAVMADPDTVTGFMLGGIKDGFPVKNMEEAGDKLKELAKEYSIIITTEKIGDNFRETIEKMSSESALPMIIEIPDKEGSVERESDPIRELIKRVIGVEMVE; from the coding sequence ATGAGTTCAAAAATAGCAGTTATGGCAGATCCAGACACAGTAACCGGTTTCATGCTTGGAGGAATTAAAGACGGATTTCCTGTAAAAAACATGGAAGAAGCAGGAGATAAATTAAAAGAACTTGCCAAGGAGTACTCCATTATAATAACAACTGAAAAAATAGGAGACAATTTCAGAGAAACAATTGAAAAAATGAGCAGTGAAAGTGCACTGCCTATGATAATAGAAATACCAGATAAAGAAGGCTCAGTAGAAAGGGAATCAGACCCAATCAGAGAGCTTATAAAACGAGTAATCGGGGTAGAGATGGTAGAATGA
- a CDS encoding V-type ATP synthase subunit C → MAEDLTSLITGLGFPNIEAFLALMFLVLAIFGVVIVISTLRPVLSMFPYTYPNARIRARIGRIFDEKQFQEIIEAGSIEEVKNYLRGYPDYAKYIDQYPLEKALDTQLAENYDLVARITPENSRAAFRFLLKKWDIKNIKSVIIAKEAGLTTEETIDLVIPFGELTDKLDTLIDADDINEVLNTLEGTEYAPILEDAIPIYQETGKLLPLEASLDKYLLKNLLTTVATPEDDNTSHLKTYVGNMVDGSNLKIILRAKVDGLKYEDIEPYMISAGYQIREWKLKDLMESEDVAGVVSGLEGTEYAPLLAEAMTTYNETGSISAFEIALDNNIVETAKKISLKNQFGIGPMIGFLSRKEKEIKNLKIIVRGKREEGFTPAMIKEMLV, encoded by the coding sequence ATGGCAGAGGATCTTACTTCATTAATCACTGGACTCGGATTTCCTAATATTGAAGCGTTTTTAGCACTAATGTTCCTTGTACTGGCCATTTTCGGAGTAGTTATAGTAATATCAACCCTCAGACCTGTTCTAAGTATGTTCCCCTACACTTATCCCAACGCCAGAATAAGAGCTAGGATAGGGAGAATATTCGATGAAAAACAGTTTCAAGAAATTATCGAAGCAGGCAGCATTGAAGAAGTGAAAAACTACCTCCGAGGATACCCAGATTATGCAAAATACATTGACCAGTACCCCTTGGAAAAAGCTTTAGACACACAATTAGCTGAAAACTACGATTTAGTAGCACGAATAACCCCTGAAAACAGCAGAGCAGCATTCAGGTTTCTCTTGAAAAAATGGGATATAAAAAACATTAAAAGCGTGATAATTGCCAAGGAAGCCGGGTTAACCACAGAAGAAACAATAGACTTAGTTATACCATTTGGAGAGCTCACTGACAAGTTAGACACACTTATAGATGCAGATGACATCAACGAAGTATTAAACACTCTGGAAGGAACAGAATACGCTCCAATACTGGAAGATGCAATTCCAATTTATCAAGAAACAGGTAAATTATTACCATTGGAAGCTTCTCTCGATAAATACCTCTTAAAAAATCTCTTAACAACTGTTGCCACCCCTGAAGATGACAACACCTCACACCTAAAGACATATGTGGGAAACATGGTAGATGGATCTAACCTAAAAATCATCTTAAGGGCAAAAGTTGATGGATTGAAATATGAGGACATTGAACCCTACATGATCAGTGCTGGTTATCAGATTAGAGAATGGAAATTAAAAGACTTAATGGAGTCAGAAGATGTTGCAGGAGTTGTTAGTGGATTGGAAGGAACTGAATATGCTCCTTTACTTGCAGAAGCAATGACCACTTACAATGAAACTGGTTCCATTTCTGCCTTTGAAATCGCTCTGGACAATAACATAGTGGAAACAGCTAAAAAGATATCATTGAAAAATCAATTCGGAATTGGGCCAATGATTGGATTTTTAAGTCGAAAAGAAAAAGAAATCAAAAATTTGAAAATTATAGTCCGTGGTAAGCGGGAAGAAGGATTTACCCCTGCTATGATTAAGGAGATGTTAGTATGA
- a CDS encoding V-type ATP synthase subunit E: protein MSAGTEKIVSSIMSDAQIKADSILAEAEKEKQSILSEGEAQSVIEKEKILENAEKTAKMRYQQVISEAKMNSRRMELEAREEIIEEAFEKAEEKLKEIASSDASEYKASLEKVIIEAGTEIGGGDLVILVKDTDVTKIKGSLPTLEKSISENTSNPTKLEMGANITTIGGAIVKTTNGEIEVNNTIEARMLRFKKSLRSEVAGILFK from the coding sequence ATGAGTGCCGGGACAGAGAAGATAGTCTCAAGTATAATGTCTGATGCCCAGATCAAAGCAGATTCCATATTAGCTGAAGCTGAAAAAGAAAAACAATCCATTCTCTCTGAAGGTGAAGCCCAATCAGTTATCGAAAAGGAAAAAATCTTAGAGAACGCGGAAAAAACCGCTAAAATGAGATATCAGCAAGTTATCTCAGAAGCTAAGATGAATTCCAGGAGAATGGAACTTGAGGCTCGAGAAGAAATAATAGAAGAAGCTTTCGAAAAAGCCGAAGAAAAGCTTAAAGAAATTGCTTCTTCAGATGCATCAGAATACAAGGCATCCCTTGAAAAAGTGATTATAGAAGCAGGTACTGAAATTGGCGGAGGAGACCTTGTTATTCTTGTAAAAGATACCGACGTTACTAAAATAAAAGGTTCATTACCTACACTTGAAAAAAGTATCAGTGAGAATACCAGCAATCCTACCAAACTGGAAATGGGAGCAAATATAACCACCATTGGCGGTGCCATTGTAAAAACCACAAACGGTGAAATAGAGGTAAACAACACCATCGAAGCAAGGATGCTCCGCTTTAAAAAATCTCTAAGATCCGAAGTTGCAGGGATACTATTCAAATAG
- a CDS encoding V-type ATP synthase subunit K (produces ATP from ADP in the presence of a proton gradient across the membrane; the K subunit is a nonenzymatic component which binds the dimeric form by interacting with the G and E subunits), giving the protein MVEVALGTALAAIGAGMAVGFAGLGSGLGQGIAAAGSVGAVAEDEDMFARGIIFTALPETQAIYGFLIAILLMVFTIMANKALPVTTGLVAIGAGAAIGFAGLGSGMGQGITASSSVGAVVENEDMFARGIIFTALSETQAIYGFLIAILLMVFGGILG; this is encoded by the coding sequence ATGGTAGAAGTCGCATTAGGAACAGCATTAGCAGCAATCGGTGCCGGCATGGCAGTCGGTTTTGCAGGATTAGGATCAGGTTTAGGTCAAGGAATAGCAGCAGCAGGGAGTGTAGGTGCTGTGGCGGAAGATGAAGACATGTTCGCCAGAGGTATCATATTCACAGCACTGCCTGAAACCCAAGCTATCTACGGTTTCCTGATTGCTATACTCCTCATGGTATTCACAATTATGGCTAACAAAGCACTGCCTGTGACTACTGGTCTGGTGGCAATAGGTGCTGGAGCTGCAATAGGATTCGCAGGTCTTGGTTCGGGTATGGGTCAAGGTATCACCGCATCTTCATCTGTAGGGGCTGTAGTTGAAAACGAAGACATGTTCGCCAGAGGTATCATATTCACAGCATTATCCGAGACCCAAGCTATCTACGGTTTCCTGATTGCTATACTCCTCATGGTATTCGGTGGAATTCTGGGATAA
- a CDS encoding V-type ATP synthase subunit I, with the protein MFKPARMKKLRIITLDKYADSAVNALHEAGLVQIEDISERIQQDAEWRQILKPSSASPFTGKVSSLLMKTSGTVDFLESVARKEKGILPLVKGFINPPPIEKVEVDALSVQDLIKKAENTLGEVESETTPKEEKLSQLESKKTEFENALKVAQNLINFDLDLALLEGSEYVSVISGKISSESYDNFISNLNDITDEIVVFDQESDEKGFKTLVIVTLKAHSDEVLTQLRKLEFERFEFSALEGKPLEIISKSESEIESISLEKESVLNDLADVSDKWLKTLIGLREQLEIEKQRNEIFSSFGKTENTMMFEGWVTEKKLKEALETIDTSTESHSIVDVTDPDINNDEIPVHLDNPRFAKPYEMFVHMYSPPNYREIDPTILMAIVFPFFFGFCLTEAGYGIVDALVGYIIFRGMGRNSKTWADLGLIMIACGVWAIILGFVTNSFIGDFIPRFIWGDPNLWLPTTIHSINSFVHPENILIIALVVGVIHLNLGLIFGTYNNLVRGDVREALGAQIVWFVLEAGVVLLAAGFLLFGGGILMYAGVGVFILSLIMLLYFNGMFGLMDVSGFLGNVLSYARLLALCLSTGGIATTVNILTGIVGEMIPFIGIVLAPIVFIGGQIANLAFQTLGAFINSLRLHYVEYFAQFYIGGSQKFRAFRAKRKYTDLGGK; encoded by the coding sequence ATGTTCAAGCCGGCAAGGATGAAAAAGCTCAGGATAATCACCTTGGACAAGTACGCGGATTCTGCGGTGAATGCACTGCACGAAGCAGGATTGGTCCAAATTGAAGATATATCCGAGCGAATACAACAGGACGCAGAATGGAGACAAATCCTGAAACCATCCAGTGCCTCTCCTTTTACTGGTAAAGTTTCCTCCCTTTTGATGAAAACATCGGGCACAGTTGATTTTTTAGAATCAGTAGCCCGGAAAGAGAAGGGAATTTTACCTTTGGTGAAGGGTTTTATTAATCCTCCCCCTATTGAAAAAGTAGAAGTAGATGCACTGTCTGTTCAGGATCTTATAAAAAAGGCCGAAAATACCTTGGGAGAAGTTGAATCCGAGACAACCCCTAAGGAAGAAAAATTAAGTCAACTTGAGTCTAAGAAAACTGAATTTGAAAATGCCCTTAAAGTGGCGCAAAACCTTATTAATTTTGATCTTGATCTTGCTCTTCTGGAAGGATCAGAGTATGTTTCTGTTATTAGCGGAAAAATATCCTCAGAATCCTATGATAATTTCATTTCAAATCTAAATGACATTACTGATGAAATAGTTGTTTTTGACCAGGAAAGTGATGAAAAAGGATTTAAAACACTAGTTATTGTAACCTTAAAAGCGCATTCTGACGAAGTGTTAACTCAGCTAAGGAAACTTGAATTTGAAAGATTTGAGTTTTCTGCCTTAGAAGGTAAACCCCTTGAAATAATCTCAAAATCTGAATCTGAAATCGAGTCCATTAGTTTAGAAAAGGAATCTGTATTAAATGACTTAGCAGATGTTTCTGATAAGTGGTTAAAAACACTTATAGGACTTAGAGAACAGTTAGAGATTGAAAAACAGCGTAATGAGATTTTTTCTTCATTCGGGAAAACTGAAAACACGATGATGTTTGAAGGATGGGTTACTGAGAAAAAATTAAAAGAAGCCTTGGAAACCATTGATACTTCAACAGAAAGCCATTCTATTGTAGATGTGACTGATCCAGATATCAACAATGATGAAATTCCAGTTCATCTTGATAACCCACGATTTGCCAAACCTTATGAAATGTTTGTGCACATGTACTCTCCACCAAACTATCGGGAAATTGACCCAACAATACTCATGGCAATAGTATTCCCTTTCTTCTTTGGTTTCTGCCTTACAGAAGCCGGTTATGGGATAGTTGACGCACTTGTAGGTTATATCATATTCAGAGGAATGGGAAGAAACAGTAAAACATGGGCTGACTTGGGCCTGATTATGATTGCTTGTGGAGTGTGGGCCATAATTCTTGGATTTGTTACGAACAGTTTTATTGGGGATTTTATACCCCGATTTATATGGGGTGATCCGAATTTATGGCTGCCAACCACTATTCACTCTATAAACTCCTTTGTGCACCCTGAAAACATCCTTATAATCGCTTTAGTTGTGGGTGTTATTCACCTAAACTTAGGTTTAATATTTGGAACTTACAACAATTTGGTACGAGGAGATGTTCGGGAAGCTTTAGGAGCCCAAATAGTATGGTTTGTCCTTGAAGCAGGAGTAGTGTTACTAGCAGCTGGATTCCTTTTATTTGGAGGAGGAATTCTCATGTACGCAGGAGTAGGTGTTTTTATTCTGAGTCTGATTATGCTCCTATACTTCAACGGTATGTTCGGACTAATGGATGTTTCAGGTTTCTTGGGAAACGTCCTTTCGTATGCTAGGTTACTGGCATTATGCTTGTCAACTGGAGGAATCGCTACTACAGTAAACATATTAACTGGGATTGTTGGAGAAATGATCCCTTTTATTGGAATAGTTCTTGCACCAATAGTCTTTATAGGAGGGCAGATTGCAAACCTTGCCTTCCAGACCCTGGGTGCCTTTATAAATTCATTGCGTTTGCATTATGTTGAGTATTTTGCTCAGTTTTACATTGGAGGAAGTCAGAAATTTAGGGCTTTCAGAGCCAAAAGAAAGTACACTGATTTAGGAGGAAAATAA